CTGTGTTCCAATCCATTTGCTATTTGTTCAATTTGTTCCTTTGTTAAGGTTGTTGTTGACCCAAAAGATACATATATCACAGATTTTGGCTCTTGTCTATCAAGCCACTCCATGACAAAGTGCCTTCCTGTTGAACTTTTCTTCTCAATGGTTAGAGGGTTGAAGGGCCCAAGTGCCCAATGCTTCTTGCTACCAATGATGCTTTCCATAAATTCCATGTAAGGACTTTCAATTGCTCTGGTTGTGTTGTAGATGTTTCCATCACTGAATTTCGTGAACTCACTTTGTTCAATTATGAACTCCATCATTTGGACGGTGAAGCACCCTTCAAGAGAAGGAATTTCTGGGATATGTGAGCCTGCTAGTGGAGGTTTTCCCATCTGCTCCCAAAAGAACAGGAAGATGGTGAAGGCACAACAACTGTGAAATGTGTAATTCTCAACATTTGCTATGCTTTTGGCATCTTGTGCCACTGATGCCATGAGGGAGTCATGAATCACTATGACCCTTCTAGCCACAGATGAAAGGGATTGGAGAAGTTCTGCCAAAGGCGCACGAAGATGTGAAGAGGCTTCAAAGGAAGGGACCATGTGAGATGGGAATTTGGTTTCAGTATTGGGGTTAGGTGGAGGGGAAGCAAATGAAGGGACTTTGAAGTCATGAAAATGGATATTTGAAATGGAGTTTGGGTCCCAACCATGGACACGAAGTTTGGCTTGACGATTGTTTGTGGCTGTGCCAACATAATGAACAGGTATGTTGTGTGACAAGATTAGGCGTGACAAGTGCATGAGCTGATTGAGATGTCCTTGTGCAGGAAAAGGTACCATAACCACCACCACTTGGTGTTCATCAAAGGTGATACTGCTGCCATGGCTTTTTCCATTGCTCTGGTAATTGGAAGCCATTGGCGAACTTAGGTGGCTAGAATCCAGTGTTTAACTTTGGAACTGGATTTGATTAGTTTGGCTAGCTTGTGGATCTTTATAGAATATGAATATCTTGGTTGTAACGTATAATTAAATAATGAAAATGCTTATAAATTGGAGGTGGTGTACATCATCCAAGATAACTagcttaatattttttttgtcaacataaCTGGCTTAGTTTAGGTGGATCCAATAATATTTTAACAAGTTTCTTAAAGTAATTTATTGAAATGAAAAATTCTAAAAATgcaaaattaatataaattctaattaatatatttcaaaatatttcatttttttcaaaattagtaATAATTAGTAGTTATtactaattaatatattaaatgtaGTTTCAACTTATTTCCTTTAAGTTACTTCGTAATCATATCATTATTTATTCCTTTTAATTATTCAAAATCTTATCTTatgtttattttattctaaATCTTATCTTATCTTATATACTATTTTCGAAACAAAAAAGTAGTAACTCCTATAGGTGTTACCCCTTCATGCTTTgttgtttttgaattttttttttctctcattattCTTAGTAGGTATTGATGgtgtcatattttatttttaagaattttaataatttcaaaattgaattttttaccTCATAATTAGATTTTTCAGATATTATTTACGCTCACAATCATATCCTATACTTTTTCCGAAACCAAAAAGTGACAACTAAGAAAAGTGCCACCCAATCATTCTATGTCTTTCTTTATAagctttctctctcatactataattagtaggtagataatgtaatattaatattttttgattttttagtaatttaaatattaaataattccatattttaaaaaatacttaatgtattttttttttgaaaggaaaaaatACTTAATGTATTAGTATtgcatttaatatttattaatgacattagaataattaacaaaagtcaattgtaacttttttcaaaaatgactaatgtattaatttgacaattaattgtttttaatgacaataaaataattaataaaaatcaattgtgatttttctaACATTAAGATGTATACTaataaagtattttttttaatgattatggttatttttaatataacaaaaaaaaaatgaatgtatcATCTTACGTTCAAAATGCTACCAAATATGCCataaaaattgatatcaaatagttttaagaGATTGATTTGAAAACTAATTCAAAATTTTTG
This is a stretch of genomic DNA from Lotus japonicus ecotype B-129 chromosome 1, LjGifu_v1.2. It encodes these proteins:
- the LOC130734204 gene encoding zeatin O-glucosyltransferase-like, whose protein sequence is MASNYQSNGKSHGSSITFDEHQVVVVMVPFPAQGHLNQLMHLSRLILSHNIPVHYVGTATNNRQAKLRVHGWDPNSISNIHFHDFKVPSFASPPPNPNTETKFPSHMVPSFEASSHLRAPLAELLQSLSSVARRVIVIHDSLMASVAQDAKSIANVENYTFHSCCAFTIFLFFWEQMGKPPLAGSHIPEIPSLEGCFTVQMMEFIIEQSEFTKFSDGNIYNTTRAIESPYMEFMESIIGSKKHWALGPFNPLTIEKKSSTGRHFVMEWLDRQEPKSVIYVSFGSTTTLTKEQIEQIANGLEHSKQQFIWVLRDADKGDIFDGDNVKERDLPNGFEKRVEGMGLVVRDWAPQLEILSHPSTGGFMSHCGWNSSIESMSMGVPIAAWPMHSDQPRNTVLITEVLKVGLVVKDWAKRDELVTASAIENAVRRLMETKEGDEMRERAMNLKKSIRRSMDEGGVSHMEMDSFIAHITR